The following proteins are co-located in the Lacticaseibacillus paracasei subsp. paracasei genome:
- a CDS encoding sensor histidine kinase: MRRRMLVGFFMALLVWALLVEACLVFMLAKVTEHDFLQVLLTTVLSAPVLVYLVIGALLISTGATVIVMWRQRVMHSQLDSRLAQLNAGQYQAPIFSRSQQAVGALGKQPAALLEELRQKMIRLQREIERYSNTPVRFSGETKEAILTGERHRLARELHDSVSQQLFAAMMMLSALRSVADRDPAQAELSKQLDTIQKVINEAQAEMRALLLHLRPTNLEGKSLKQGIIQLLKELQTKITIEITWQLDDIKLNPAAEDNLFRIVQELLSNTLRHAKASSLEVYLKQLQDMVVLRMVDDGVGFDAKQASSNGNYGLANIKERAAAMGGTAKVVSVVGQGTSVEVRVPLSKDVAHD; encoded by the coding sequence ATGAGAAGACGGATGCTGGTTGGCTTTTTTATGGCATTACTGGTCTGGGCGCTTTTGGTCGAGGCCTGTTTGGTTTTCATGCTAGCTAAAGTAACCGAACATGATTTTTTGCAGGTGTTATTGACCACCGTCCTGTCCGCACCAGTTTTGGTTTATCTGGTAATCGGCGCTTTGTTGATCAGTACCGGTGCGACGGTTATTGTCATGTGGCGGCAGCGAGTCATGCACAGTCAGTTGGACAGCCGATTGGCACAATTAAATGCTGGACAATATCAGGCACCTATTTTTAGTCGCTCGCAGCAGGCAGTCGGCGCTTTGGGTAAGCAACCGGCAGCCTTGCTTGAAGAGTTGCGGCAAAAAATGATACGCTTACAACGTGAGATTGAACGGTATAGCAACACGCCGGTTCGATTTTCCGGTGAAACAAAAGAAGCCATTTTAACCGGTGAACGGCATCGGCTTGCTCGTGAACTGCACGACTCTGTCTCACAACAGTTGTTTGCTGCGATGATGATGTTATCTGCACTGCGTAGTGTGGCTGATCGTGACCCTGCGCAGGCTGAACTGAGCAAACAACTGGATACGATCCAAAAGGTGATCAATGAGGCACAGGCGGAAATGCGCGCATTGCTGCTGCATTTGCGGCCGACTAATCTTGAAGGCAAATCTTTGAAACAAGGGATTATTCAATTGTTGAAAGAATTGCAAACCAAGATTACAATCGAAATCACGTGGCAGTTGGATGATATTAAATTGAATCCAGCGGCCGAAGATAATCTTTTTAGAATTGTTCAAGAACTTTTAAGTAACACGTTACGACACGCCAAGGCATCGAGCCTTGAAGTTTATCTGAAACAGCTGCAGGATATGGTGGTGTTGCGGATGGTCGATGACGGTGTCGGATTTGATGCGAAACAAGCCAGCAGTAATGGTAATTATGGGCTTGCAAATATCAAGGAACGTGCCGCGGCCATGGGCGGAACTGCGAAAGTGGTGAGCGTGGTCGGACAGGGAACCAGTGTTGAAGTCAGGGTGCCATTATCAAAGGATGTTGCGCATGATTAA
- the greA gene encoding transcription elongation factor GreA: MADKSYPMTAEGKKKLEDELEELKTKKRPEVIDRIKVARGFGDLSENSEYEAAKDEQSTLENRIVTIQTMLRYAEIIDSKAVAKNEVSLGKKVTFEEDGDEETYEIVGAAEADAFNGKISNESPIAQGLIGRKVGDKVTISTPGGEMKIKITKVEG; encoded by the coding sequence ATGGCAGACAAAAGCTATCCAATGACAGCGGAAGGCAAAAAGAAACTCGAAGACGAGTTGGAGGAACTGAAGACAAAGAAGCGTCCAGAAGTTATCGACCGGATCAAGGTTGCTCGCGGTTTTGGTGATCTTTCAGAGAACTCTGAATATGAAGCAGCTAAGGATGAACAATCCACCTTGGAAAATCGGATCGTGACCATTCAAACAATGCTTCGTTACGCTGAAATTATTGATTCAAAAGCGGTTGCTAAGAACGAAGTATCACTTGGTAAGAAAGTCACATTTGAAGAAGACGGTGATGAAGAAACATATGAAATCGTCGGCGCTGCTGAGGCAGACGCCTTCAACGGTAAAATTAGCAACGAAAGCCCGATCGCTCAAGGTCTGATTGGCCGTAAAGTGGGCGATAAGGTCACGATCAGTACCCCTGGTGGTGAGATGAAGATCAAGATCACCAAAGTTGAAGGCTGA
- the pheT gene encoding phenylalanine--tRNA ligase subunit beta, with translation MDVSYEWLKELVDVPVSPEELADKVSRTGIEVDGVKHPDAGLKKIVVGKVVSATPHPNSDHLHLCQVDVGEETPRQIVCGAPNVAAGQTVIVALPGARIADNVKIKKGKMRGEESLGMICALQEIGFSENVVPKPYLNGIYVFNEPLEPGSDALAALGMHDAVLDFEITPNRADALGMRGVAWEVGATYAEKPHFEEKPLTEGDRPVGDFLSAEVKDAKDAPSYQLRVIDHVKVQESPLWLQKRLWLAGIRPINNIVDVTNLIMLAYGQPLHAFDYAKLGSQQIVVRRAKNGEPLTTLDGNEHELDDQDIVITNGQVPVALAGVMGGLNSEITPETTTVVIESASFNPVNVRKTALKYNLRSEASSRFEKGTNLADINRALDAAVAWMAELSEGQVAEGTVSPTSVSAEDVVVDISLDHINHVLGTDLTQQQVTQIFEQLGFDVTESDGLFAVAVPPRRWDIHIKADLVEEVARIYGFDNLPSTLPTTTMTIGEYTSQQKRIRRTRHLLEGLGLTQVITYALTSAEAAEQFKLQPGLPTKVDSPMTTDHAVLRMNMISGLLNVIKYNQARKETDVAIYEQGRIFTKTGDQVRPTEIEYLGGAITGNVVAKDWHQSAKAVDFFYAKGIVTHLLGDYSLADPIRFEATQAVAELHPGQAANIFVGDQLVGILGRLHPAFEHAEHLPATFVFELDLDALFAAPRQEKIAQPAPKFPAVTRDIALQVDEQVTNDQVMAIFHEHGGAFLQDVTLFDVYAGDHIAAGQKSLAYTLTYRRDDQTLTEDEVTQAFDKVKAALQTGIGAAIR, from the coding sequence ATGGACGTCTCATATGAATGGTTAAAAGAATTAGTTGACGTGCCGGTTTCACCAGAAGAACTGGCCGATAAAGTGTCACGAACAGGGATTGAAGTTGATGGCGTGAAGCATCCAGACGCCGGCTTGAAAAAGATTGTCGTCGGTAAAGTGGTAAGTGCTACGCCACATCCGAACTCTGATCATTTACATCTTTGTCAAGTTGATGTCGGTGAAGAAACGCCGCGCCAAATTGTCTGCGGTGCGCCAAATGTTGCTGCCGGTCAGACTGTCATTGTGGCGCTGCCAGGCGCGCGCATTGCGGATAACGTAAAAATTAAAAAAGGCAAAATGCGCGGTGAAGAAAGCCTTGGCATGATTTGTGCCTTACAGGAAATTGGTTTTAGTGAAAACGTCGTGCCGAAACCATATTTGAATGGTATCTATGTCTTTAACGAGCCATTAGAGCCCGGCAGTGATGCCTTAGCTGCGTTAGGCATGCATGACGCCGTTTTGGACTTTGAGATCACGCCTAATCGCGCTGATGCACTTGGCATGCGGGGCGTAGCCTGGGAAGTTGGCGCTACTTATGCAGAAAAACCCCATTTTGAAGAAAAGCCATTAACTGAAGGTGATCGTCCGGTCGGCGACTTTTTGAGTGCCGAGGTCAAGGATGCCAAAGACGCTCCGAGTTATCAACTGCGTGTCATTGATCATGTGAAGGTTCAAGAAAGTCCTTTGTGGTTGCAAAAACGCCTGTGGTTAGCAGGTATTCGTCCAATTAATAATATTGTTGATGTGACCAATCTTATTATGCTGGCTTATGGGCAACCGCTGCACGCTTTTGACTATGCCAAGTTAGGCAGCCAGCAGATTGTGGTGCGGCGCGCTAAAAATGGCGAACCTTTGACCACGCTGGATGGCAATGAACATGAATTAGATGATCAAGATATTGTGATTACGAATGGGCAGGTACCAGTTGCTTTGGCTGGCGTCATGGGCGGCTTGAATTCTGAAATTACGCCAGAAACGACTACCGTTGTGATTGAGTCTGCTAGTTTTAATCCAGTCAATGTCCGTAAAACAGCCCTTAAGTACAATTTACGGTCTGAAGCCTCTTCCCGATTTGAAAAAGGGACGAACTTGGCTGATATCAATCGTGCTTTAGATGCTGCAGTTGCTTGGATGGCTGAATTAAGCGAGGGCCAGGTTGCAGAGGGAACGGTTAGCCCGACTTCAGTTTCTGCAGAAGATGTTGTCGTCGATATTTCGCTTGATCATATCAACCATGTTTTAGGTACCGATTTAACGCAGCAACAAGTGACGCAGATTTTTGAACAACTCGGTTTTGATGTGACCGAATCTGATGGCTTGTTTGCCGTCGCTGTACCGCCGCGCCGGTGGGATATTCATATCAAAGCGGACTTGGTGGAAGAAGTTGCGCGAATCTATGGGTTTGACAATTTGCCAAGTACGTTACCAACGACAACCATGACTATTGGCGAGTACACCTCGCAACAAAAACGGATCCGACGTACACGTCATCTATTAGAAGGATTGGGTCTGACCCAAGTCATCACCTATGCGTTGACAAGTGCCGAGGCTGCCGAGCAATTCAAGCTGCAACCTGGGCTCCCAACCAAAGTCGATTCACCGATGACGACCGATCATGCTGTTTTGCGGATGAACATGATTAGTGGTTTGCTAAATGTCATCAAGTATAATCAAGCGCGGAAGGAAACCGATGTTGCGATTTATGAACAAGGTCGGATCTTTACCAAAACAGGCGATCAGGTGCGGCCAACCGAAATTGAATATTTGGGTGGTGCCATCACTGGCAATGTTGTCGCAAAAGATTGGCATCAATCTGCGAAAGCCGTTGATTTCTTTTACGCTAAGGGCATTGTGACACATTTGCTGGGTGATTATTCGCTGGCCGATCCGATTCGCTTTGAAGCAACGCAAGCTGTTGCTGAACTCCATCCTGGTCAGGCCGCAAACATTTTTGTCGGCGATCAACTTGTTGGCATTTTGGGGCGCTTGCATCCTGCCTTTGAACATGCAGAGCACCTGCCAGCCACCTTTGTTTTTGAATTAGATTTGGATGCGCTATTTGCCGCGCCACGACAGGAAAAAATCGCGCAACCCGCACCGAAGTTCCCGGCAGTAACCCGTGATATTGCTTTGCAAGTTGACGAGCAAGTAACGAACGATCAAGTCATGGCTATTTTCCATGAACACGGCGGTGCCTTCTTGCAGGATGTGACGTTGTTTGATGTTTATGCAGGCGATCACATTGCCGCGGGTCAGAAGAGTTTGGCGTATACGCTAACTTATCGTCGAGACGATCAGACGTTGACTGAAGACGAAGTGACGCAGGCGTTTGATAAAGTGAAGGCGGCGTTACAGACAGGAATCGGGGCTGCCATTCGCTAG
- a CDS encoding response regulator produces MIKVLIVDDHEMVRLGLATYIGVQPDLEVVDQAENGQEGVDMALKDRPDIILMDLVMPVKDGITATKEILKAWPQARIIILTSFIDDAKVYPAMEAGAASYILKTATAEEIAKAIRQTAKGERVLEPQVTTKMMNRMNHPQPQYDELTNREREVLQLIAQGKSNQEIATELFITLKTVKTHVSNILAKLDVEDRTQAAIYALKHGLVKNDQGDDGVATRDH; encoded by the coding sequence ATGATTAAAGTATTGATTGTTGATGATCACGAAATGGTTCGGTTGGGGTTGGCAACTTACATAGGGGTCCAACCTGATTTGGAAGTGGTTGATCAGGCCGAAAACGGTCAAGAGGGTGTCGATATGGCACTTAAAGATCGGCCTGATATTATTTTGATGGATCTCGTGATGCCGGTGAAAGACGGGATCACGGCAACCAAGGAGATTCTGAAGGCATGGCCGCAAGCACGAATTATTATTTTGACGAGTTTTATTGATGATGCCAAGGTGTATCCAGCCATGGAGGCGGGGGCGGCCAGTTACATTCTCAAGACAGCCACAGCCGAGGAAATTGCCAAGGCGATTCGGCAAACAGCTAAAGGTGAGCGAGTTTTGGAGCCGCAAGTCACGACTAAAATGATGAATCGCATGAATCATCCGCAACCACAGTATGATGAGTTAACGAATCGTGAACGTGAGGTATTGCAATTGATCGCGCAAGGTAAGTCGAATCAAGAAATTGCGACAGAACTTTTTATCACGCTAAAAACCGTTAAGACGCATGTGTCCAACATTTTGGCGAAACTGGATGTGGAGGACCGAACGCAGGCAGCTATTTATGCACTTAAACATGGACTCGTAAAAAATGATCAAGGAGATGATGGGGTTGCAACTCGCGATCACTGA
- the mltG gene encoding endolytic transglycosylase MltG: MDRRSSDRQDKRRQRSSEKKAANKIVAWVIGIVLAVLVIVGLMGYRYVRSALEPVDPNGKTSISVTVPAGSSTKQIAAQLEAKHVIKSATVFSYYVKFHNIADFQAGQYKLTQRANMSTVIQALRAGGSATTAAGQLLVKEGTTIEQIATSMDKLTKSNKNLTGKKFLALMKDQTFFNQLAKKYPQLLSSAANAKGVRYRLEGYLFPATYNVGAGETVKDLVDAMVAKTDSVMQSYYKSIKKQQYTVQEVMTLASLVEREGVTQDDRRKIAGVFLNRIDAGMPLQSDISVMYALNTHKTHLTNKDTSVDSPYNLYVHTGYGPGPFDSPSEQSITAVLSPDARDKDYLYFVANLKTGEVLYATTREQHDANTAKFASDNAAADK; encoded by the coding sequence TTGGATAGACGGTCATCAGATCGACAAGACAAGCGGCGCCAGCGTTCTAGTGAAAAGAAAGCAGCCAACAAGATCGTTGCTTGGGTTATTGGAATTGTATTGGCGGTCCTAGTGATCGTTGGTTTGATGGGCTACCGCTATGTCCGTTCAGCGCTTGAGCCGGTTGATCCAAATGGCAAGACGTCGATTAGTGTGACGGTGCCAGCGGGTTCGTCAACGAAACAGATTGCCGCGCAGCTGGAAGCCAAACATGTCATTAAGAGCGCCACTGTTTTTAGTTACTATGTGAAATTCCACAATATCGCCGACTTTCAGGCGGGCCAGTACAAGTTGACACAACGCGCCAATATGAGCACGGTGATTCAAGCCTTGCGCGCGGGTGGCAGTGCCACCACTGCTGCGGGCCAATTGCTAGTTAAAGAAGGCACAACGATCGAACAAATCGCGACGTCGATGGATAAGTTAACGAAAAGTAACAAAAATCTGACCGGAAAGAAATTTCTGGCATTGATGAAAGATCAAACCTTCTTTAATCAATTGGCTAAGAAATATCCGCAATTGCTGAGTTCAGCGGCCAATGCAAAAGGAGTTCGCTATCGATTGGAAGGCTATCTTTTCCCTGCGACTTATAACGTTGGCGCTGGTGAAACAGTCAAGGACCTTGTGGATGCGATGGTTGCCAAGACAGACAGTGTGATGCAGAGTTACTACAAGAGCATTAAGAAGCAGCAATACACCGTTCAAGAAGTCATGACGCTTGCATCGTTAGTTGAGCGTGAAGGGGTCACCCAAGATGATCGTCGCAAAATAGCTGGCGTCTTCTTGAACCGAATTGATGCGGGGATGCCACTACAATCGGATATCTCTGTTATGTATGCATTGAACACGCATAAAACGCATCTGACTAACAAGGATACTAGCGTTGATTCACCGTACAACTTATACGTCCACACCGGCTATGGACCGGGACCGTTTGACTCGCCAAGTGAGCAAAGTATCACAGCGGTTCTCAGCCCTGATGCACGTGACAAGGACTACTTGTACTTTGTTGCTAACCTTAAAACTGGTGAAGTACTTTACGCGACAACACGGGAACAACATGATGCCAATACGGCTAAGTTTGCCAGCGATAATGCAGCGGCAGATAAGTAA
- a CDS encoding winged helix-turn-helix transcriptional regulator produces MDATVTSTADCQSQQVALCPKFQHTFEILGKKWNGLILEVLLNNGNSRFKDIAQLIPRCSDRVLVERLKELEGEGLVDRLTHKDSALIEYALTDKGRGLNSVMAAAHAWGDAWVTDAECHANEK; encoded by the coding sequence GTGGATGCAACAGTAACCAGTACAGCCGATTGTCAAAGCCAGCAGGTCGCTCTTTGTCCAAAATTTCAACATACGTTTGAGATCTTAGGAAAGAAATGGAACGGACTGATTTTGGAAGTTTTATTAAACAATGGCAATTCCCGTTTTAAGGACATTGCGCAATTAATCCCGCGGTGTTCCGATCGGGTCTTGGTCGAACGCTTAAAGGAACTCGAAGGCGAAGGCCTTGTGGATCGCTTGACCCACAAAGACTCAGCTTTGATTGAATACGCGTTAACTGACAAAGGCCGCGGCCTCAATTCAGTTATGGCCGCTGCACACGCATGGGGCGATGCATGGGTCACAGATGCTGAATGCCACGCTAACGAGAAGTAG
- a CDS encoding HD domain-containing protein yields the protein MSKKRDWQSDAEYVGYVADLLAKPEVQRLAEHPQHHYSNRLEHSISVSYQSYLIGKRLHLNVRAIARAGLLHDLFYYDWRKTKFDLGTHAFIHPRIALRNAEKLTELSPMEKDIIVKHMWGATVGLPKYKESFVVSLVDDYAAMDEVVVPWMHKLRHPIHTHLKALN from the coding sequence TTGAGCAAAAAACGCGATTGGCAATCGGATGCTGAGTACGTTGGGTATGTGGCGGATCTTTTAGCCAAACCCGAAGTCCAGCGACTGGCAGAACACCCGCAACATCATTATTCTAACCGATTGGAACACTCGATCAGTGTTTCTTATCAGAGTTATCTGATTGGGAAACGGCTGCACTTGAATGTTCGTGCGATCGCCCGGGCAGGCTTGTTGCACGACCTGTTTTACTACGATTGGCGTAAAACCAAGTTTGACTTGGGGACTCATGCCTTCATCCATCCACGGATTGCTTTGCGGAATGCTGAAAAGCTGACTGAATTGTCACCGATGGAAAAAGACATTATCGTCAAACACATGTGGGGCGCAACGGTTGGCTTACCAAAGTATAAGGAAAGTTTCGTTGTTTCACTTGTCGATGATTATGCCGCCATGGATGAAGTCGTTGTACCATGGATGCACAAGCTCCGGCATCCGATCCACACTCACTTAAAGGCTTTAAATTAG
- the pheS gene encoding phenylalanine--tRNA ligase subunit alpha, which produces MDLQTKLEQLFQQNNDTIKKVKSLDELNQIRVQLLGKKGPITGVLRGMKDLSAEERPKVGAFANKIRDDLSAVIEARKAQLEQAVINAKLASETVDVTLPGDPVEAGTPHIITQIMDDLEGFFMGMGYQVLTGPEVEEDHYNFEMMNIPKDHPARDMQETFYITNELLMRSQTSPMQARTMEKHDFTKGPLKMISPGVVYRRDDDDATHSHQFHQMEGLVIDKHITMADLKGTLLAMCQHVFGKDRTIRLRPSYFPFTEPSVEVDVSCFRCGGKGCPVCKYTGWIEVLGAGMVHPNVLRAANIDADVYGGFAFGLGPDRFAMLKYGIDDIRSFYTDDLRFLTQFSQEG; this is translated from the coding sequence ATGGATCTTCAAACCAAGCTTGAACAATTGTTCCAACAAAACAACGACACCATTAAAAAGGTTAAGTCGTTAGATGAATTAAATCAGATTCGCGTCCAATTATTGGGCAAGAAGGGCCCGATTACCGGTGTTTTGCGCGGCATGAAAGATTTGTCCGCTGAAGAACGGCCAAAAGTCGGCGCGTTCGCCAACAAAATTCGCGACGATCTCAGTGCAGTGATCGAAGCCCGCAAAGCCCAGCTCGAACAGGCGGTGATCAATGCGAAATTAGCATCAGAGACCGTTGATGTGACCTTGCCTGGTGATCCGGTTGAGGCTGGCACACCACATATTATCACGCAAATTATGGACGATCTTGAAGGCTTTTTTATGGGCATGGGTTACCAAGTTTTGACCGGTCCAGAAGTTGAAGAAGATCACTATAACTTTGAGATGATGAACATCCCTAAGGATCATCCTGCTCGTGATATGCAAGAGACTTTTTACATTACCAATGAGTTACTCATGCGCTCGCAGACAAGTCCAATGCAGGCGCGGACAATGGAAAAGCACGACTTTACCAAAGGACCGCTGAAAATGATTAGCCCTGGGGTGGTTTATCGACGTGATGACGACGATGCTACTCATAGCCATCAGTTTCACCAGATGGAAGGACTCGTCATTGACAAGCATATAACCATGGCTGATCTAAAGGGAACCTTGTTGGCCATGTGCCAACACGTTTTTGGTAAAGATCGGACAATTCGCTTGCGGCCAAGTTATTTTCCATTTACGGAGCCATCCGTTGAAGTTGATGTTTCCTGTTTTCGTTGCGGCGGTAAAGGTTGCCCGGTTTGCAAATATACCGGTTGGATTGAAGTGTTAGGTGCCGGCATGGTGCATCCCAATGTGTTACGGGCAGCGAACATTGATGCTGACGTTTACGGCGGTTTTGCTTTTGGCCTTGGTCCTGATCGGTTCGCGATGCTGAAATACGGGATTGACGACATTCGCAGTTTCTACACAGACGACTTGCGCTTCTTAACGCAATTCAGCCAGGAGGGTTAA
- the liaF gene encoding cell wall-active antibiotics response protein LiaF, translating to MRRWQLFLGIELALTLWLFFQIITNPMALTTILVGVFFLFLGARWHRLRSFNVAFGGILLVLGIFINPAIWLILMIAGVFIIMVVTKPGMGFSAWDRKQYVAPVTQEPSEKAGKRTINSWTDRHTISPTYDWDDINMVVPAGDTIIDLGDTFLPKGDSVIMIRKGFGKTRILVPIGVGVAVEHAAFYGTLHFENKDSMLHSQSVTAYSKDYDDAPRRIHIITSVGVGDLEVLAV from the coding sequence GTGCGCCGCTGGCAATTATTTTTAGGCATCGAGTTAGCTTTAACCCTGTGGCTGTTTTTCCAGATCATCACGAATCCTATGGCACTGACAACGATCCTAGTGGGCGTGTTTTTTCTTTTCCTCGGTGCGCGATGGCATCGGTTGCGCTCGTTCAATGTGGCTTTTGGTGGGATTTTGTTAGTCTTGGGAATTTTTATCAATCCGGCCATTTGGCTCATTCTAATGATCGCGGGTGTGTTCATAATCATGGTCGTTACGAAACCAGGTATGGGGTTTTCGGCTTGGGATCGCAAACAGTATGTAGCGCCAGTGACTCAGGAGCCCAGTGAAAAAGCCGGTAAGCGCACGATTAACTCGTGGACTGATCGGCATACGATTTCGCCAACCTATGATTGGGATGACATTAATATGGTTGTGCCAGCTGGCGATACCATTATTGATTTAGGGGATACGTTTCTACCTAAAGGCGATAGTGTGATCATGATTCGCAAAGGTTTTGGCAAAACGCGAATTCTGGTGCCGATTGGCGTTGGTGTTGCGGTTGAACACGCTGCCTTTTATGGTACCTTGCATTTTGAAAATAAAGATTCGATGCTGCATAGCCAAAGTGTCACGGCATATTCAAAGGACTATGATGATGCACCGCGCCGCATTCACATCATTACGAGTGTGGGTGTCGGCGATTTGGAGGTGCTGGCTGTATGA
- a CDS encoding HesB/YadR/YfhF family protein, translated as MQLAITDEASRWFHRELSLPDKGAGIRFFGKAYGKTQVHDGFSVGMTRDDHPDQPIMAVEKDGVTYFVDPTDAWFFENLAMTVDYDAHLDEPKYEFKEE; from the coding sequence TTGCAACTCGCGATCACTGATGAAGCAAGTCGTTGGTTTCACCGTGAATTAAGTTTGCCAGACAAGGGTGCTGGTATCCGTTTTTTTGGGAAGGCATATGGTAAGACTCAGGTTCATGATGGCTTTAGTGTTGGCATGACACGTGATGATCATCCTGACCAGCCAATCATGGCAGTAGAAAAAGACGGCGTCACTTATTTTGTTGATCCAACCGATGCATGGTTCTTTGAAAATCTTGCCATGACAGTCGACTATGATGCGCACTTAGATGAGCCGAAGTATGAATTTAAAGAAGAATAA
- a CDS encoding acylphosphatase — translation MVKLAKQIVVRGRVQGVGFRWATKMIADNLDISGTIENRSDGSVFIQAAGEPLNLAKFVAKVKAGPNPYANVSTYEEQPLEDVPNFRGFQVTG, via the coding sequence TTGGTCAAACTTGCTAAACAAATCGTCGTCCGCGGACGGGTGCAAGGCGTCGGTTTCCGCTGGGCCACGAAGATGATCGCCGACAATCTTGATATTAGCGGCACGATTGAGAATCGGTCTGATGGCTCTGTCTTTATTCAGGCTGCAGGTGAACCGTTAAACCTTGCCAAATTTGTGGCGAAGGTTAAGGCCGGTCCAAACCCATATGCAAACGTGTCGACCTACGAAGAACAGCCGCTTGAAGACGTGCCAAACTTCCGCGGTTTTCAAGTTACCGGTTGA
- the udk gene encoding uridine kinase → MQQKKPIVIGVTGGSASGKTSVSRAIFDHFSGHSLLLLAQDAYYKKSDMPFSERKKINYDHPLAFDTPLLKDHLNRLIHRQAVDQPVYDYTIHNRSDRTVHLAPKDVIILEGILILDDAELRDMMDIKVFVDTDDDIRVIRRIKRDMVSRGRSLDSIINQYLKTVKPMYHQFVEPSKRYADLIVPEGGQNQVAIDLLVTKIKAILAERGLQE, encoded by the coding sequence GTGCAGCAGAAAAAACCGATTGTGATTGGCGTGACAGGTGGTTCTGCCAGCGGCAAGACAAGTGTGAGTCGAGCGATTTTTGATCATTTTTCGGGGCACTCATTGCTTTTATTAGCGCAAGATGCTTATTACAAGAAAAGTGACATGCCGTTTTCAGAACGAAAAAAGATTAACTATGACCATCCTCTGGCATTTGATACACCATTGTTAAAGGATCACTTAAATCGGTTGATCCATCGGCAAGCTGTCGATCAACCGGTGTATGATTACACGATTCATAATCGCTCTGACCGAACCGTTCATCTGGCGCCAAAAGATGTGATTATTCTTGAAGGTATTCTGATTCTTGATGACGCAGAATTACGCGACATGATGGATATTAAGGTGTTTGTCGATACTGATGATGATATTCGGGTCATCCGCCGCATCAAGCGGGACATGGTATCGCGTGGGCGTTCACTGGATTCGATTATTAATCAATATTTAAAAACGGTAAAACCGATGTATCATCAGTTTGTCGAACCATCGAAGCGTTACGCTGACTTGATTGTGCCTGAAGGTGGCCAAAATCAAGTCGCCATTGATTTACTGGTTACTAAGATCAAAGCCATTCTGGCCGAACGCGGTTTGCAAGAGTAA
- a CDS encoding TrmH family RNA methyltransferase, giving the protein MEYISSPKNDRIKTAKKLTVKKHQKDAGRYLLEGRHLVQEALASGQTPYDIYATEKYVEDRALKPFYDKITQISESVSEHLSDTQTPQGIFAVMPRRAEQLPEPLSGQFLLLDAIQDPGNVGTLVRTADAAGIQTVVFGNGTADAFGPKVLRAMQGSQFHVRIVSAKLMPIIKALHRGGIPVYGSELNEKAKSYHSIQPSERFALIVGNEGNGMDPVLLQNTDTNLYIPIRGKAESLNVAVAAAVMMFHLVGD; this is encoded by the coding sequence ATGGAATATATTTCATCACCTAAGAATGACAGAATCAAAACAGCCAAGAAACTCACGGTTAAAAAACATCAAAAGGATGCTGGCCGCTACTTATTAGAAGGCCGTCACTTGGTCCAAGAAGCACTTGCCAGTGGCCAGACCCCTTATGATATTTATGCGACCGAAAAGTATGTTGAAGATCGTGCGCTCAAGCCATTTTATGACAAAATCACACAGATTTCTGAATCCGTTTCTGAGCATTTAAGCGACACTCAGACCCCGCAAGGCATTTTTGCTGTGATGCCGCGCCGCGCAGAACAATTGCCAGAGCCATTGAGTGGTCAGTTCTTATTGTTGGATGCGATTCAGGACCCGGGTAACGTTGGGACCTTGGTGCGAACTGCAGATGCAGCTGGGATTCAAACGGTGGTCTTCGGTAATGGGACAGCGGATGCGTTCGGTCCAAAAGTATTACGTGCGATGCAAGGCAGTCAATTCCATGTGCGCATTGTCTCCGCTAAATTAATGCCAATTATCAAAGCCTTACACCGTGGCGGCATCCCAGTTTATGGCTCAGAATTAAATGAAAAAGCTAAAAGTTATCATAGCATTCAACCGAGCGAACGATTTGCCTTAATTGTGGGCAATGAAGGCAATGGCATGGATCCAGTTTTGTTACAAAATACCGATACGAACCTTTACATTCCGATCCGGGGCAAAGCTGAATCATTGAATGTGGCGGTTGCTGCAGCAGTCATGATGTTTCATTTAGTCGGGGATTAA